The Heptranchias perlo isolate sHepPer1 unplaced genomic scaffold, sHepPer1.hap1 HAP1_SCAFFOLD_163, whole genome shotgun sequence genome has a window encoding:
- the LOC137309375 gene encoding zona pellucida sperm-binding protein 3-like, with protein MVQCGEQNLLVRVDMDLFRTRHLIKAADLTLGTAGCWPTGIYSQNRTVLFNYGLHECGSRLQMAGDFLVYTTHLNHTPNARGSVIVRTNGAMIPIECHYFRKGNVSSDPIKPTWIPFSSTKSGEGLLSFSLRLMNDDWLTERTSTVYYLGDLIHIEASVSMTNHMPLKLYIDSCAATLSPDKDSTPRYNIIDSHGCLLDSKAEDSFSTFVLPRGERELDKLQFDLDAFRFFGDDRSLIFITCHLKVAAVDRRDSMNKACTFQNIWTPLEESTNDVCACCHLGSCSATRDFRPDSRGRRDLGSGPESDAELKWEGEASLGPLVILDPDVTELATESLNELEQRMQERSPGGVESEVVLILALTVSAVSLISASLIALFLCRKHKQTQFN; from the exons atggtgcagtgtggagagcagaacctgctggtgagggtagacatggatttatttagaaccaggcacctgattaaagctgctgacctgaccctggggacagcaggttgttGGCCAACTGGGATCTACTCTCAGAACCGCACTGTCCTCTTTAactatgggctccatgaatgtggcagcagattgcag atggctggagatttcctggtctacactacccacctgaaccacaccccaaatgctcgtggatctgtcattgtgagaactaatggagcaatgattcccattgagtgccactattttcg gaagggcaatgtgagcagtgaccctatcaagcccacctggatcccattcagctcgaccaagtctggagaagggcttctgtcattctcactgcgtcttatgaacg atgactggcttacagagcgcacctcgactgtctactacctgggtgacctcattcacattgaggcctctgtttcaatgaccaaccacatgcccttgaagctctacattgacagctgtgcagctacattgagcccagacaaggattccaccccaagatacaacatcattgactcccatgg ttgcctcctggacagcaaagctgaggactccttttcaacctttgtgttgccaagaggtgaacgtgagctggacaaactccagtttgacctggatgcgttccgcttctttggagatgaccgttccttg attttcatcacctgtcacctgaaagttgctgcagtggatcggagagattccatgaacaaagcttgtactttccagaatat ctggaccccattggaagaatcGACCAATGATGTGTGTGCGTGTTGTCATCTGGGCAGCTGCAGTGCCACGAGGGATTTCCGACctgattccagaggaaggagggatcttggatctggacctg agagtgatgctgaattgaagtgggagggtgaggcctcacttggacccctggtcattctggatcctgaTGTGACAGAGCTGGCAACTGAGTCCCTTAATGAGcttgagcaaaggatgcaggagaggtctccaggtg gtgtggagtctgaggtggtcctgatcctggccctgactgtgagcgctgtctctctgatctctgcttctttgatcgccttgttcctgtgcaggaaacacaagcaaacccagttcaactag